GTTCCTGGGATCGTGGCGGGCGACGCTGATCCCGGCAGTGACAGTGCCGATCTGCCTGCTTGGCGCATTCGCGGTGCTATGGCTGGCGGGATTCTCGATCAACCTGCTGACCCTTCTCGCGCTCGTGCTCGCAATCGGTCTGGTCGTCGATGACGCGATCGTCGTGCTCGAGAATGTCTATCACCGGATCGAGGAGGGCGAGCCACCGCTTGTCGCCGCGTTCAAGGGGACGCGGCAGGTCGGTTTCGCGGTGGTGTCGACGACGCTGGTGGTGTGCGCCGTGTTCGTGCCGATCTGTTTCCTCGCCGGGCAGACCGGGTTGTTGTTCCGCGAGCTGGCCGTCGCAATGATCGGCGCGATCGCCTTTTCCGGCTTCCTTGCGCTCAGCCTGACGCCGATGCTGTGTTCCAAGATGCTGCGCAAGGAAAAGCGCGGTCGCTTCACCGGCTGGGTCGACGACAAGTTCCAGCGGCTCGAGGGATTTTACAGCCGCCAGCTTTCGCGCGCGATCGACAAGCCCGTGATCCCGCTGATCGGCGTACTCGCCTTTCTGTTCGCTGCGGGCGGCGCGTTCGTGACGCTTCAGTCCGAGCTGGTCCCGGCCGAGGATCAGGGTGTCGCGCAGGTGCAGATCAGCGCGCCCGAGGGCACGAGCTTCGACCAGATGGACCGGTATATGCTGGGCACGCAGGAGAAGTTGCTCCCGCTGCTCGATCAGGGTGCGGTGCGGACGATCATCACCCGCACGCCGGGCGGATTTGGTGCGGGCGACGATTTCAACAGCGGCACATTCATCGTCTTTCTGAAGACCTGGGAAGAGCGCGACACGTCGACGCAGGCGGTCGCGCAGCAGATCAACCGTATCCTCGCCAACGAACCGGCGGTGCGCGGCAACGCGCAGGTGCGGTCGGCTCTGGGGCGCGGGCGCGGGCAGCCGATCAACTTCGTTCTGGCGGGCAACACCTATGAGGGGCTGGTCGCTGCCCGCAACCGCATCGTTGCGGCGGCGGCGCAGAACCCGGGGATCGTAAACCTCGATTCCGACTACAAGGAAACCAAGCCGCAGATGCGGATCGAGGTCGACACGACCCGCGCCGGCGATCTGGGCGTGTCGGTCAATGCGGTCAGCCAGGCGCTGCAGACATTGCTCGGGTCGCGCCGCGTTTCGACCTATCTCGACCGGGGCGAGGAGTATCGGGTGATTGTTCAGGCGGATGCCGAAAACCGCTCGACGCTTGCCAACCTCGCCCAGATCCATGTCCGCGCGCGTGACGGGTCGCTGGTGCCGTTGTCCAACCTCGTCACCACGCGCGAAATGTCGGGGCCGCGCGATCTTGGCCGCTACAACAAGCTGCGCGCGATCACCCTGTCTGGCGGCGTCGCGCCAGGCTATTCGCTGGGGCAGGCGCTGACCTTCCTTCAGGAACAGGCAGCGGAATCGCCCGAAGTGCTGGCGGTCGGCTATCGCGGCGAAAGCCAGGCGTTCGTCGAGACCGGCGGGTCGATCCTGCTGGTGTTCGGCCTCACCATCCTCGTCGTCTATCTGCTGCTCGCCGCGCAGTTCGAGAGCTTCGTGCATCCCGGCGTGATCATCATGACCGTACCGCTCGCCGTCGCAGGCGGGATGCTCGGGCTATTCTTCTTCGGCAAGACACTCAATCTCTACAGTCAGATCGGCATCGTCATGCTCGTCGGATTGGCGGCGAAGAACGGCATCCTGATCGTCGAATTCGCCAACCAGCTGCGCGACGAGGGCAAGAGCATCGCCGACGCGATCCGCATGGCTTCGGCACGGCGTCTGCGCGCGATCCTGATGACGTCGATTGCGACCGCGGCGGGCGCGGTGCCGCTGATGCTGGCGAGCGGCGCGGGCGCGGGCGCGCGATCGGCGATCGGCGTGGTGATCGTGTTCGGCGTGCTGCTCGCGACGCTCATCACCTTGTTCCTCATCCCGATCCTGTATAGCAGGCTTGCCAAGTGGACCGGTTCGCCCCAAGCCGTGAGCCGGGAGCTTGATGCGGCGATGGCACAGCCGCAACCGGCCGAATAAGCCGGGTCAAAAGGACTGGGGAGCGGTAATGGAGATTGCGTCCAAGGGACAGTTGCGGCTTGCGTTTCTGCGCTGGGCGGTGGTCACCGTCCCGTTCATCCTGTTGCTCGGCTTTACCTCGGCCCGCATCGCTCCGACCGGCGCTGAAAACCTGTGGTACCAGATGCTGGAAAAGCCGCCGCAGACCCCGCCCGACTGGGCGTTTCCGGTCGCGTGGACGGTCATCTATGTCCTGATGGGCCTGGCGCTGGCGATGATCATCAATGCGCGCGGGTCGAAGCTGCGCGGCCCGGCGCTGGTGCTGTTCGCGGTGCAGATGGGCGCGAACCTCGCCTGGTCGCCCTTGTTCTTTGGCATGCATCAGGTGTTCTGGGCGTTCGTGCTGATCGGGGTGATCCTGGTGCTGGCACTCGCCACGACGATCCTGTTCGGGCGGATCCGCACCGGTGCGGCGATCCTGATGATCCCCTATCTGGGCTGGCTGTGCTTCGCGGGATGGCTGTGCTTCCAGATCGACCAGCTCAATCCCAACGCCGAAACCCTTGTCCCGGCGCAGTCCGCGCCCCAAATGGCTATTTGAGTTTGGTTCAGCTGGGCTGAACGTGCGGCACCGGCCCGCTCCCCCACCCGGCCACCCATAGGCTACTAAAGTTGGGTGGCCGGGTGCGGTAGCCCCGCAAAGTATTACTTTGCGGGGACCCCGTGGGGGAGCGGGCCGGTGCCGCCCAGGAGATAAACAATGCAGAGCGACAACCGCATTTTCGACGATTTCGTGAAGTTCGTGAACGGCGCGGCCGGCACGATGGCCGGCATGGCGCGTGAGGGCGAGAGCGCAGCGCGTGAGCGGTTCAAGAGCTTTGTCGGGGGCATGGATTTCGTCGCGCGCGACGAGTTCGAGGCGGTGAAGGCGATGGCCGCTGCGGCACGCGACGAGAATGATGCGCTGCGTGCGCGGATCGAGGCGCTGGAGGCGAAGCTGGCCGGAACTGCCGCAGCTGCGAAGCCCAGCAAGCCCAGAAAGCCGGGCGCGGGCCTCTAAAACCCGTTTTTCCACATCTATTTCCGCCGCGTTTACGCTATGCTGCTTGTGCGGCGCGGCGAGGATTGGCACCAACTGCGCCAGGCAAGGGCCGGGCGGAGGACGACCGGAATGCTCGATGAGAGCGAATATGAGCGCGACGATGACGCCGCGCCGATCGACATGCTGGAAAGCTATTTCGCGGCGCATGGCTGGAGCCATACGCGCGAAGAGGATGAGGTCGTTGCCAAGGTAAAGGGCAGCTGGACCGAGTACGAGCTGCGCGCCATCTGGCGCGAGGACGATGGCGTGCTCCAGTTTCTGGCGTTCCCGGATGTGCGCATCCCGGACGAGCGCCGCGCGGCGATCTATGAGACGATCGGGCTGGTCAACGAACAGCTCTGGGTCGGCCATTTCGAACTTTGGTCGTCGAGCGGGATCCTGCTCTACCGCAACGCCGCGATGATCCCTGGCGAGGACGGCGGATCGATTACGCTGCAGCACACCGAATTGCTGGTCGAAAGCGCGATCGACGAATGCGAGCGCTTCTACCCGGTGTTCCAGTTCGTCCTGTGGGGCGGCAAGTCGCCGAAGGAAGCGATCGCCGCCGCGCTGATCGAGACGCAGGGCGAGGCGTAAGCGCAAGCAATAGTCCCGTCGCCCCGTGCTCGACGCGGGGCCGGGCTTCTTTGACCGGCCTGGGCAGCCCCGCACCGTCAAGCCTGCGCCTCAGCAGCCATAGTCCTGGAGGCCGTGAACCCACAAACGACCGCTTTCAGCGAGATGGCTGGACGGCTGAAATTGGGTGGGAAGCTGCCAGCCTACTTTGCGGGCAAGTCCGCGCATAGCTGACGTCCGTTTCGGTCACTTTTGACTGAAACTGCCTCGACCCGGATCGCGTTTTCTTCGCCATCTTCCTTCAATGGAGGGTCGCGGAAATGGCGCGCCTGCACCTCGTAAGAAGTAGCACCACAGACCTCTACAATCAGCTGATCGTCACTTTCCCAGTGTAGGCCCACACGATTAGAATTAGCCGCAGATACTACCACCTGCCCGGCCGAAGGCGATCCCGCGCTCCGTTGGATCAAGACGATGCGGCGATGATCGCTATTGGAAGCTGGTGCGCCCTTATATTCAGCCACAGCAACATACTGGTGATCGGGAGACATTGCTTCGCTGGTTCGCTCCCACTCAGCATGTTTGCATCCAGCCAGCGCAAAAATGACCAAGCCGGAGGTTAGAAGCGGTCGCATTCTACGACGTTAGCAAAGGCGCCGACGACCGCAATCAGGAAGCGGAAAACAGATAGCGAAGGCCCGCTATGGGGTCGTTAGCAGCCCGTCCGCTTTATGAGACTACGGCCTATTGGGTGACGCGAGGCGCGCCGTTGTGGGCGCGCCCTTGCCCCATCAACTTGCCGGCCCGATCGTCTTCACCACCTTGCCCTTGTCGTCGAGGAAGTCGATCGCTGCGCCGCCGTCGGGGGCGACCTTGAGCATCAGGCGGGGCTTGCCGGTGGCGTCCTGAAGCATCACCACCGATGCCTTGTCGCGCGACTTGCCGACGAACAGGCGCGCGGCGCCGGGCTCGCCATCGGTGCGCATCACCGCCTTGCCATCGACCTTGGCGAACATACTGCCCGCCGGGCGATCGGAGATGATCAGCGCGGCGCTGTCGCGGTTGCCGCTGTCGGTCTGGAGCAATTGCAGCGTCTGGTCATTCTCGAACCGGTCGAAGGTCAGGCTGGCCCCGGCATTGAGATTGTCGCCATCCTTCTTGCCGGCCCAGATCAGGCCACCGCTTTCGGTGCCTTCGTCGTTGAGCATCAGCATACCGGCGGCAAAGGCGCGGTCGGGGCGCGCGATCTCGTCACCCTTGTAGAAGGCACCGGGGAAGCGGCCCTTGCTGGCGATCACCAGCCGCAGCGTGCCGTCCGGCTCGCGGACATTGATCCGCTCGACATCGATCGTCCCGAATTTCTGCGGCTTCGTCGCTGCCACCAATGTCACCGCCGCGATGGTCACCGCTGCACCCGTCACCAAACCCTGCCAATACGCCATTTTAGTCCCCGAAAGTTGCGGACGCGGAACGTACTGGCGGGCGAAGCGGGGTCAACCGCGCGCGGCGTGTTTTCTGGGGGCTTGACCCGACGCCGCGCTTCTTCGACGGGCGGTAAAGGCAATGGAGCTGTGGCAATGACGACCCCCAAGACCCTGTGGCTGATCGGTTGCGGCAATATGGCCGGGGCGATGTTGCGGCGCTGGATCGCGGCGGGGACCGTGCGCGGGGAGGATGTGTTTGTCCTCAATCGCGGCGACTGCGACCTGCCCCAAGGCGTGCGGCAGGGGCGGGTGCTGCCCGAGGGCGCGCTGCCCGACGCAGTCATGCTGGGGGTCAAGCCGCAGCAGCTGGACGGAATTGCGGATCAGATTGCGGCCCGGATCGCGGGCGTGCCGATGCTGGTGTCGATCCTTGCCGGGGTCGAGGAGGCGGCGCTGGCGGCGCGGTTCGATGCCGGGGCGATCGTGCGTGCGATGCCCAACCTGCCGGTCGAGATCGGCAAGGGTGTGGTCGCGCTGCATAGCGACAGTGCGGATGCCGAAGCGCGGGCCGGGGCCGAGGTGCTGATGGCCCCGCTCGGCCTCGTCGAATGGGTCGATGCCGCGCGGTTCGACGCGGTGACCGCGCTCGCGGGCAGCGGCCCTGCGTTCGTCTATCGCTTCGTCGACGCGTTGGCGGCGGCTGGCGCGGCGGTCGGCATTCCCGCAGATCAGGCGCTGCGGCTTGCGCTGGCGACGGTCGAGGGCGGGGCGTTGCTGGCCGCCCGATCCTCCGAGACGCCTGCGACGCTCGCCGACAAGGTCGCGAGCCCCGGTGGATCGACCCGCAAGGGACTGGATGTACTCGATACCGATTCCGCGCTGGTGAAGCTGTTGACCGCCACGCTCGAAGCGTCCGAGCGGCGCAACGCCGAAATGGCCGCCGCCGCGCACGGCTGAACGGAACGTCCAACCCGCTGAAAACGTTGTCGCGCCACATTCCAAGTCATGGAGGCGATGATGGCGACCAAGGCGCAGAGCAGAGCGAAGCAGGCAGACAATCAGGCCCGGGACAGCCAGGGCCGGTTCAAGGAAGAAGGCGGCTGGGGCGGCAGCTTCGGCAAGATCGCTGGCGCGACTGCGGCGGGCGCGGCGCTGGGTGTGCTGGCGATGCTGGGCCGCAAGGCGGCGGTGCAATCGCCGACCCTGCTGGCGGGCGACTGGATGGACGGGCTGATCGCCGAGCATCAGGCGGTGCTCAAACTGCTCGACGCGATCGAGGCGACCGACGATAGCGCAACCGCGCGGCGCACGATGATGCTGACCCAGCTCAAGCACGCGCTGGCCAAGCATGCGATCGAGGAAGAAAATGTGATCTATCCCGCGCTGCGTGAGGCCGGGAAGGTCGAGGCGGCGGACGAGCTCAACAACGAGCATGGCTATGTGAAGCAGCATTTGTACGAGCTGGACAATATGCCCGCCGCGAGCCCGCAATTCCTCGCGACGATCCGCAAGCTGCGCAGCGAACTGGAGGAGCATATGCAGGATGAGGAGGAGCGGCTGTTCCCGCAGCTGCGCGCCA
The genomic region above belongs to Sphingomonas sp. J315 and contains:
- a CDS encoding efflux RND transporter permease subunit, with the protein product MQISDLSVRRPVFAAVMAILLTIIGVVGFLSLSVREYPDTDPPVVSVETSYTGAAASVIEARITQPIEEALSGIEGIQTITSRSRDGVSDVSIEFRPGRDIDSAANDVRDRIGSVVEDLPEEVIAPEVRKVDADSSPILFLVISRPGWSRLELSDYVDRTLVDRFSTIDGVARVFVAGDARPSMRVWLDATRLAAYSLTPADVETALRSQNVELPAGRLESQQQNRTLRVDRPFATAGDFSNLVVGRGADGYLVRLGDVARVEQSAENPYNAFRMNGQSAVGLGIVRQSGANTLEVAETAKATAEAVKADLPEGMTITVGSDDSLFIGRAIEKVWQTLAEAAVLVVLVIFLFLGSWRATLIPAVTVPICLLGAFAVLWLAGFSINLLTLLALVLAIGLVVDDAIVVLENVYHRIEEGEPPLVAAFKGTRQVGFAVVSTTLVVCAVFVPICFLAGQTGLLFRELAVAMIGAIAFSGFLALSLTPMLCSKMLRKEKRGRFTGWVDDKFQRLEGFYSRQLSRAIDKPVIPLIGVLAFLFAAGGAFVTLQSELVPAEDQGVAQVQISAPEGTSFDQMDRYMLGTQEKLLPLLDQGAVRTIITRTPGGFGAGDDFNSGTFIVFLKTWEERDTSTQAVAQQINRILANEPAVRGNAQVRSALGRGRGQPINFVLAGNTYEGLVAARNRIVAAAAQNPGIVNLDSDYKETKPQMRIEVDTTRAGDLGVSVNAVSQALQTLLGSRRVSTYLDRGEEYRVIVQADAENRSTLANLAQIHVRARDGSLVPLSNLVTTREMSGPRDLGRYNKLRAITLSGGVAPGYSLGQALTFLQEQAAESPEVLAVGYRGESQAFVETGGSILLVFGLTILVVYLLLAAQFESFVHPGVIIMTVPLAVAGGMLGLFFFGKTLNLYSQIGIVMLVGLAAKNGILIVEFANQLRDEGKSIADAIRMASARRLRAILMTSIATAAGAVPLMLASGAGAGARSAIGVVIVFGVLLATLITLFLIPILYSRLAKWTGSPQAVSRELDAAMAQPQPAE
- a CDS encoding TspO/MBR family protein, encoding MEIASKGQLRLAFLRWAVVTVPFILLLGFTSARIAPTGAENLWYQMLEKPPQTPPDWAFPVAWTVIYVLMGLALAMIINARGSKLRGPALVLFAVQMGANLAWSPLFFGMHQVFWAFVLIGVILVLALATTILFGRIRTGAAILMIPYLGWLCFAGWLCFQIDQLNPNAETLVPAQSAPQMAI
- a CDS encoding accessory factor UbiK family protein, which translates into the protein MQSDNRIFDDFVKFVNGAAGTMAGMAREGESAARERFKSFVGGMDFVARDEFEAVKAMAAAARDENDALRARIEALEAKLAGTAAAAKPSKPRKPGAGL
- a CDS encoding YbjN domain-containing protein, which translates into the protein MLDESEYERDDDAAPIDMLESYFAAHGWSHTREEDEVVAKVKGSWTEYELRAIWREDDGVLQFLAFPDVRIPDERRAAIYETIGLVNEQLWVGHFELWSSSGILLYRNAAMIPGEDGGSITLQHTELLVESAIDECERFYPVFQFVLWGGKSPKEAIAAALIETQGEA
- the proC gene encoding pyrroline-5-carboxylate reductase, with product MTTPKTLWLIGCGNMAGAMLRRWIAAGTVRGEDVFVLNRGDCDLPQGVRQGRVLPEGALPDAVMLGVKPQQLDGIADQIAARIAGVPMLVSILAGVEEAALAARFDAGAIVRAMPNLPVEIGKGVVALHSDSADAEARAGAEVLMAPLGLVEWVDAARFDAVTALAGSGPAFVYRFVDALAAAGAAVGIPADQALRLALATVEGGALLAARSSETPATLADKVASPGGSTRKGLDVLDTDSALVKLLTATLEASERRNAEMAAAAHG
- a CDS encoding hemerythrin domain-containing protein, which encodes MMATKAQSRAKQADNQARDSQGRFKEEGGWGGSFGKIAGATAAGAALGVLAMLGRKAAVQSPTLLAGDWMDGLIAEHQAVLKLLDAIEATDDSATARRTMMLTQLKHALAKHAIEEENVIYPALREAGKVEAADELNNEHGYVKQHLYELDNMPAASPQFLATIRKLRSELEEHMQDEEERLFPQLRASLSEEKNAALTKAMNREGFKVA